A portion of the Desulfomonilia bacterium genome contains these proteins:
- the selA gene encoding L-seryl-tRNA(Sec) selenium transferase, with protein sequence MERKDAYRSIPKMDMILGMDELLSLPLRQDIIKKAVENELVTIRDSIKKGDARKIPTAQEIAARVSAVLSVLIEAGLRPMINATGVMVYTNLGRAPLSSYALMAMIDAGGYSDLEYNIKEGIRGSRQDHIKEIAKAAFGVEDAIAVNNNAAAVMLVLTSLAAGREVIVSRGELVEIGGSFRMPDVMTLSGAVLKEVGTTNKTRLSDYEAAINDNTGLIMKVHRSNFALIGFTDETEIKELSTLAKSRGLPLYVDMGSGIPFDLSAFGIHGEWTVPSCLTDGADIVSFSGDKVLSGPQAGIIVGRKSLISKMSKHPLHRAVRIDKFSLAALVETLKLAAMEMYDELPVLRMITEDRAEVKKRALSLKRKLKAKSAIIETKAVIGGGAAPTSTIPSFAVVISSPDSVAAHARLRDEGIVCRIEDDRLIFDMKTVSDEELKDAAERINNAL encoded by the coding sequence ATGGAAAGAAAAGATGCGTACAGGAGCATCCCGAAGATGGATATGATTCTTGGCATGGACGAGCTCTTAAGCCTGCCCCTTCGTCAGGATATAATAAAAAAGGCTGTTGAGAATGAGCTGGTCACAATTCGTGATTCGATTAAAAAAGGTGATGCACGGAAAATTCCTACAGCACAGGAGATAGCTGCCAGGGTTTCAGCGGTTCTATCAGTTCTCATCGAAGCAGGATTGAGGCCAATGATAAATGCGACAGGCGTCATGGTGTATACGAATCTGGGAAGGGCGCCCCTTTCCTCCTACGCCCTTATGGCCATGATAGATGCGGGCGGGTATTCAGATCTGGAATATAATATAAAGGAAGGCATAAGGGGCTCCAGGCAGGATCATATAAAGGAGATCGCGAAAGCGGCCTTCGGGGTCGAGGATGCGATCGCCGTGAACAATAATGCGGCTGCGGTAATGCTGGTTCTGACAAGCCTGGCTGCCGGCAGGGAAGTGATCGTCTCCAGGGGAGAGCTTGTCGAGATAGGCGGATCGTTCAGGATGCCCGATGTCATGACATTAAGCGGTGCCGTACTCAAAGAGGTGGGCACTACAAACAAGACAAGACTGTCCGACTACGAGGCCGCAATAAACGATAACACAGGACTCATCATGAAGGTGCACAGGAGCAACTTCGCTCTCATAGGTTTCACCGATGAGACAGAAATAAAGGAACTGTCAACTCTCGCTAAATCCAGAGGCCTGCCTTTATATGTGGATATGGGTTCGGGCATACCGTTCGACCTCTCTGCGTTCGGTATTCACGGCGAATGGACTGTACCCTCATGCCTTACGGACGGAGCGGACATAGTATCCTTCAGTGGAGACAAGGTCCTGAGCGGTCCGCAGGCAGGAATCATTGTAGGCCGGAAGTCCCTCATATCGAAAATGTCGAAACATCCGCTGCACAGGGCTGTAAGGATAGACAAGTTCAGTCTGGCTGCGCTTGTCGAGACGCTCAAACTGGCAGCGATGGAGATGTATGACGAGCTGCCGGTACTGAGGATGATTACCGAAGACCGCGCTGAGGTTAAAAAAAGGGCCCTGTCGCTTAAAAGAAAACTTAAGGCGAAAAGCGCAATAATCGAGACAAAGGCTGTGATCGGGGGCGGGGCTGCTCCGACATCTACTATCCCGTCATTTGCCGTGGTGATTTCATCACCTGATTCAGTTGCCGCCCATGCCAGGCTACGTGATGAAGGAATCGTTTGCAGGATCGAAGATGACAGATTGATATTCGATATGAAAACCGTATCGGACGAAGAGCTGAAAGATGCCGCCGAAAGGATCAACAATGCCCTTTAA
- a CDS encoding patatin-like phospholipase family protein, whose amino-acid sequence MPFKSPYRIGIALGGGGVRGLANIGVLRAMEEAGIKPDVISGTSMGAIVGAVYADTLSASGTESAIRGVLTSEEFLKQVQKMGSLSGGTDIDMGFFEKMFDTAKKGYAFYRFMTKDSVVSQAAFEEIEKLVPDKYFSDLKLRFACIALDLVSGNTVIFRSGSLRKAIRASSAVPGALSPVSMDGGMYVDGGWAESVPISAVKQLGAHFIIASDVSRDITSIDAKNGLRNSMDIMIRANDIARSSMNMLRTKEADFVIHPEVGDAPWSAFENFDAYVAAGYKAAKTAMPSLKKTILKFHITGLPRLFK is encoded by the coding sequence ATGCCCTTTAAGTCGCCATACAGAATCGGAATAGCCCTTGGAGGAGGGGGAGTGAGGGGGCTCGCCAACATAGGCGTTTTAAGGGCGATGGAAGAAGCAGGCATAAAACCCGATGTCATATCAGGGACAAGCATGGGGGCCATCGTAGGGGCAGTTTATGCCGATACGCTGAGCGCATCAGGAACAGAAAGCGCCATCAGGGGAGTTCTCACCTCCGAAGAATTTTTAAAACAGGTTCAGAAGATGGGGTCTCTTTCCGGAGGAACGGACATTGACATGGGCTTTTTTGAAAAGATGTTCGATACGGCAAAAAAAGGATATGCATTCTACCGTTTCATGACAAAGGACTCGGTCGTTTCGCAGGCCGCTTTCGAGGAGATCGAAAAGCTTGTGCCGGATAAATATTTCTCGGATCTCAAGCTGAGGTTTGCATGTATCGCGCTTGATCTCGTTTCAGGGAATACGGTCATATTTCGTTCTGGCTCTCTGAGAAAGGCCATAAGGGCTTCGAGCGCCGTTCCCGGGGCGTTGTCTCCGGTCAGCATGGATGGCGGCATGTATGTGGACGGCGGATGGGCCGAGAGTGTACCGATATCCGCAGTAAAGCAGCTTGGCGCGCATTTTATCATTGCGTCCGACGTCTCGCGCGACATTACGTCAATCGATGCGAAGAACGGGCTTAGAAACAGCATGGATATAATGATTAGGGCCAATGACATTGCAAGGTCCTCAATGAACATGCTCCGGACAAAGGAAGCCGATTTTGTTATACATCCGGAAGTGGGAGATGCGCCGTGGTCTGCTTTTGAAAACTTTGACGCCTATGTTGCAGCGGGCTACAAAGCGGCAAAAACGGCCATGCCGTCACTGAAGAAGACCATATTGAAGTTTCATATTACCGGCCTGCCGAGGCTTTTCAAATAG
- a CDS encoding RluA family pseudouridine synthase: protein METKKRIILKVSAEDSGSRLDVFLAKRAGISRSAATRLVSEDKVTVDSLNRKPSFAVSAGMRVALEPEEEKTSDILPWETELNILYDDEAIIVIDKPAGLVVHPGAGNFEKTLVHALIARYPQMANVGSIERPGIVHRLDKLTSGVMVVAKNQQAYSRLSDAFKDHTHKRVYICICFGMMPRNSGRIESLINRNPGDRKKMTSKAKSGRTAITNWEVMKSWPGFSMLKLSLETGRTHQIRVHLSDLGHPIVGDVEYGGKGRAANIANADVKAYVRKIERQMLHAHILGINHPETGEYMEFISQLPEDMILLEQELNRNYS, encoded by the coding sequence ATGGAGACGAAAAAAAGGATTATTCTCAAAGTTTCAGCAGAAGACTCGGGCAGCCGCCTGGACGTTTTTCTTGCAAAAAGAGCCGGGATAAGCAGATCCGCTGCGACGCGCCTTGTTTCTGAAGATAAGGTAACGGTCGATTCGCTTAACAGGAAGCCTTCCTTTGCCGTATCCGCCGGCATGAGGGTGGCACTCGAGCCTGAAGAGGAAAAAACCTCTGATATCCTGCCCTGGGAAACCGAGCTTAATATACTTTATGACGATGAGGCAATTATCGTGATCGATAAGCCTGCAGGCCTTGTAGTTCATCCCGGCGCGGGCAACTTTGAAAAAACGCTTGTCCATGCTCTTATTGCAAGATATCCGCAGATGGCTAATGTGGGCAGCATAGAAAGGCCCGGCATTGTCCACAGGCTCGATAAGCTTACATCAGGCGTCATGGTGGTTGCAAAAAACCAGCAGGCCTACAGCAGACTGTCTGACGCGTTCAAAGATCATACACACAAGAGGGTCTATATATGCATATGCTTCGGCATGATGCCCAGGAACAGCGGCCGCATTGAAAGCCTCATCAACAGGAATCCGGGCGACAGAAAGAAGATGACCTCAAAGGCGAAGTCAGGACGAACTGCTATTACGAACTGGGAAGTGATGAAATCATGGCCGGGGTTTTCAATGCTCAAGCTCAGTCTTGAAACAGGCCGCACTCACCAGATAAGAGTGCACCTGTCGGATCTGGGACATCCGATTGTAGGCGATGTCGAATATGGCGGGAAGGGCAGGGCAGCCAATATTGCAAATGCCGATGTTAAGGCTTATGTGAGGAAGATTGAAAGGCAGATGCTTCATGCGCATATCCTGGGAATCAATCATCCCGAAACGGGGGAATACATGGAATTCATCTCTCAACTCCCGGAAGACATGATCCTGTTGGAGCAGGAACTGAACAGGAACTATTCATGA
- a CDS encoding DUF721 domain-containing protein — protein MKGKELDRLGNHLGVISKDIYRLLKIKSQWREIAGEVFAGHTVPARLKGSKLEVLCDSSVWVQQVGLLELTLIESIRKITNLRIKEIDSKIGVLKPEAQPGLKKSVPVKLDIDSQVYENIKNPELREKIKALIKGS, from the coding sequence ATGAAAGGCAAGGAACTTGACAGGCTCGGCAATCACCTCGGGGTGATAAGCAAGGACATATACAGGCTCCTGAAGATAAAATCGCAATGGAGAGAGATTGCCGGTGAAGTCTTTGCCGGTCATACTGTCCCGGCCAGGTTGAAAGGAAGCAAACTGGAAGTGCTTTGCGATTCCTCTGTCTGGGTGCAGCAGGTGGGCCTGCTCGAACTGACGCTCATTGAAAGCATCAGGAAGATTACCAATTTGAGAATAAAGGAAATTGATTCAAAGATCGGGGTATTGAAACCGGAAGCTCAACCGGGATTGAAAAAATCCGTACCCGTCAAACTTGATATCGACAGCCAGGTATATGAAAATATCAAAAATCCTGAACTGAGAGAAAAGATCAAGGCTCTGATAAAAGGGTCTTGA
- a CDS encoding 1-phosphofructokinase family hexose kinase has translation MPLPDSGKAARPMILAVTLNPAIDFTVFGDSFKTGTTNRGQDVFPDAGGKGNNAARIARLLGSDVMVTGFLGGFTGDFITSELEREGIRTVFYRINDLTRITLAFIDKKNQSETKVVPFGPKIFTQQADAFCSHFEELLIKNDFSIVALCGSLANGLSDDYYSRLVSIANAHDIPVVLDTSGKALEKGIESSPFMIKPNLDEAAELSGLNQVDEIISFLRTLTPKIGTVSLTLGKDGAFFITRNHSTRARVTGVDAVNPVGAGDAFVGGFLAAYDKFGMDTHKLYSWSIAASACTAQSKGLLWPPDIFNEMLKSVDIEII, from the coding sequence ATGCCGCTGCCAGATTCTGGGAAAGCTGCTCGACCTATGATACTGGCCGTAACGCTGAATCCTGCAATCGATTTCACTGTTTTTGGAGACAGCTTCAAGACAGGCACCACAAACCGCGGGCAGGATGTCTTTCCCGATGCCGGAGGCAAGGGTAACAATGCGGCCAGGATTGCAAGGCTGCTCGGAAGCGATGTCATGGTTACGGGTTTTCTGGGCGGTTTCACGGGCGACTTTATCACCTCGGAGCTTGAGCGTGAAGGAATCCGGACGGTATTCTATCGCATAAATGACCTGACCCGCATCACGCTTGCCTTTATTGACAAGAAAAACCAAAGTGAAACAAAGGTCGTCCCGTTCGGGCCGAAGATTTTTACACAGCAGGCCGATGCGTTCTGCAGCCATTTTGAAGAGCTGCTGATTAAAAACGATTTTTCAATAGTTGCATTATGCGGGTCGCTCGCCAACGGCCTGTCCGACGATTATTATTCCAGGCTTGTGAGCATCGCAAATGCACATGACATCCCTGTCGTGCTGGATACGAGCGGCAAGGCGCTGGAAAAAGGGATCGAATCCTCACCCTTTATGATAAAACCCAACCTGGATGAAGCAGCAGAACTTTCGGGATTAAACCAGGTCGATGAAATCATCTCATTTCTTAGAACGCTCACACCGAAGATCGGAACCGTATCGCTCACTTTGGGAAAAGACGGCGCGTTCTTCATCACAAGGAACCACTCGACTAGGGCAAGGGTAACAGGTGTTGATGCCGTAAACCCGGTAGGAGCGGGAGATGCATTCGTCGGCGGTTTCCTGGCGGCCTATGACAAGTTCGGAATGGATACTCACAAGCTTTATTCCTGGTCAATTGCGGCTTCAGCCTGTACGGCACAATCAAAGGGGCTCCTCTGGCCGCCGGATATATTCAATGAAATGCTCAAATCGGTTGACATCGAAATTATATAG
- a CDS encoding class II aldolase/adducin family protein, with product MLEDAKKLVLEIAKLVWERRLSDTAGGNISVREGDLVCCTPRLMGYRLRWQIKDADLSVVDLDGNVLEGPAQITREGKLHLALYREFPEAHAVIHAHPYWTNVFVAKARPIVPKLETTEKFGTIGCCKEAHGYSEELIKSVLDHFRTKKTQWEKSPLMAIMPRHGIIAVGRDMNACFDIVDRIETECRCQILGKLLDL from the coding sequence ATGCTGGAAGACGCAAAGAAACTGGTGCTTGAGATAGCGAAGCTCGTCTGGGAGAGAAGGCTGTCCGATACGGCAGGGGGCAATATAAGCGTACGGGAAGGCGATCTTGTCTGCTGCACGCCGAGGCTCATGGGTTACCGTCTGCGCTGGCAGATAAAGGACGCGGACCTGTCAGTCGTCGATCTTGACGGCAATGTCCTCGAAGGGCCGGCACAAATAACCAGGGAGGGAAAACTGCATCTCGCACTTTACAGGGAATTTCCCGAGGCTCATGCCGTTATACACGCCCACCCGTACTGGACGAACGTGTTCGTTGCAAAGGCAAGGCCCATCGTTCCCAAACTGGAAACGACCGAAAAATTCGGGACAATCGGCTGCTGCAAAGAGGCGCACGGCTACTCCGAGGAGCTTATAAAAAGTGTTCTGGATCATTTCCGGACTAAAAAAACTCAGTGGGAGAAAAGTCCGCTTATGGCCATTATGCCGCGCCATGGAATCATCGCAGTAGGCAGGGACATGAACGCCTGCTTTGACATCGTCGACAGGATAGAAACCGAATGCCGCTGCCAGATTCTGGGAAAGCTGCTCGACCTATGA
- a CDS encoding type II toxin-antitoxin system RelE/ParE family toxin, with protein sequence MKSRKNSICVKFDKRAEKEFKELPRSYQVKVTEAINELYTEPLKGEPLSGEYRYLRRLRVGVYRIIYHFKKDELLILVLRIGHRREIYRK encoded by the coding sequence ATGAAATCAAGAAAGAACTCAATCTGCGTTAAATTTGATAAAAGGGCGGAAAAGGAATTTAAGGAACTACCCAGGAGCTATCAGGTAAAAGTTACAGAAGCGATCAATGAGTTGTACACAGAACCGCTTAAGGGTGAACCTCTTTCCGGTGAATACAGATATTTAAGAAGACTACGGGTAGGCGTTTACCGTATAATATATCACTTCAAAAAAGATGAGCTTTTAATCCTCGTTCTGCGAATTGGACACAGAAGAGAGATTTATCGGAAATGA
- a CDS encoding DUF6290 family protein, with translation MAQTSIALRLPEEINNILDQYARLIDRPKSWLIRKGIDAIIQEMEDMEIANKRLNDPHAEYRDFDEIKKELNLR, from the coding sequence ATGGCACAAACAAGCATCGCTTTACGCTTACCAGAAGAAATAAATAATATACTAGATCAATACGCCAGACTCATCGACCGCCCGAAAAGCTGGCTCATCAGGAAAGGCATAGATGCTATCATTCAGGAGATGGAAGATATGGAGATTGCAAACAAAAGATTGAACGACCCGCATGCTGAATACAGGGATTTTGATGAAATCAAGAAAGAACTCAATCTGCGTTAA
- a CDS encoding sugar phosphate isomerase/epimerase → MKLKLSVFLGNAGSCSDRFCSAYDRPYSTEELFERIASVDGLTGVDLVGTDDILDNLDEVKTCLKRTGLSVVSIVPDLFSRAEYRQGTYSSIDRAVRRDAIAHTKRVIDAAVELGCSLVAPWPGQDGYDYLFQTDYETERTLFEEAIKELCDYNKDIRIGLEYKPKEPRNRCYASTAAVTLLMLLQTGASNCGVVLDYGHALYAYENPAEVVAMLHKYGDRLLHIHINDNYRYWDDDMITGSVHTLEYLEFFYWLKRTNYSGWITIDQFPYREDGRDAIAESAAWLTKFHEIIEKADAGEIETVLKKKDATFSSKLMRRLLFG, encoded by the coding sequence ATGAAACTGAAACTATCGGTATTTCTTGGCAATGCGGGCTCGTGTTCCGACAGGTTCTGCTCTGCCTATGACAGGCCGTATTCCACAGAGGAACTCTTTGAAAGGATTGCATCGGTGGACGGCCTTACAGGGGTGGATCTCGTGGGCACGGATGACATCCTCGATAATCTTGATGAAGTAAAGACGTGTCTTAAGCGCACAGGCCTCTCGGTCGTATCCATAGTGCCGGATCTGTTTTCACGGGCCGAATACAGGCAGGGTACATACTCTTCCATCGACCGGGCCGTTCGCAGGGATGCGATCGCACATACCAAAAGGGTGATCGACGCAGCTGTGGAACTGGGCTGCAGCCTTGTCGCCCCATGGCCGGGACAGGACGGCTATGACTATCTCTTCCAGACCGACTACGAGACGGAACGTACGCTTTTCGAAGAGGCCATAAAGGAGCTGTGCGATTACAACAAGGACATCAGGATCGGACTCGAATACAAACCCAAGGAGCCGCGAAACCGCTGTTATGCAAGTACTGCTGCCGTAACGCTCCTGATGCTCTTGCAAACCGGCGCATCCAACTGCGGGGTGGTGCTCGATTACGGCCATGCCCTGTATGCCTATGAGAATCCTGCCGAGGTGGTAGCGATGCTTCATAAATACGGCGACAGACTCCTGCACATCCATATCAACGACAATTACCGCTACTGGGACGATGACATGATAACGGGAAGCGTACATACTCTCGAATACCTTGAGTTTTTCTACTGGCTCAAACGTACGAACTATTCCGGTTGGATTACAATCGATCAGTTTCCTTACAGGGAGGACGGCCGGGACGCCATAGCAGAGAGCGCCGCCTGGCTTACAAAGTTTCATGAGATAATTGAAAAGGCGGACGCCGGAGAAATCGAAACGGTACTTAAGAAAAAAGATGCTACATTCTCAAGCAAATTAATGCGCAGGCTGCTTTTTGGATAG
- a CDS encoding alpha-galactosidase, whose translation MAITFDKDKGIFKLRAGSSDYVIKLAWGDLVHLYWGKAVTDADLSPFIRQAIRVYSPDTHPGEFVSYDFLPLEYPFYGTGDFRQPAFQVQTSDGYRLAEPKYQGHSITKGKPALDGLPATYVENADEAETLVIDMFDPLIGLRVLLSYTAFERYNAVARSVKFINESASNIKLLRALSFSLDFMNCDFEMLQLSGSWGRERHIHKRPLVPGTQSIESRRGVSSHQQNPFIALLKKDSTEDTGDVHGFSLVYSGSFLGSVEVDQYDYTRVAMGINPFDFGWTLEPGEKFQTPEAVLVYSDSGLTGMSQTYHELYSKRLCRGFYRDRERPVCINNWEATYFAFNEEQLLGIAKDFKELGAEIFVVDDGWFGQRNDDSSSLGDWFVNKEKLPGGLKSLGEKVLSLGMEFGVWVEPEMISKNSELYRAHPDWCIHAPGRRQTESRNQLVLDLSRADVCEYVINVLSDVFSSAPITYVKWDMNRSLTEIGSSLATPERQIETAHRFVLGLYGILDTLTAKFPHILFESCASGGGRTDPGMLAYMPQTWISDDTDAFERIKIQHGTSIVYPPISIEVHVSASPNHQIHRMTPVMTRLHAGMAGNFGFEIDASKLTSQERELIKTNIALYKEIRPIVQFGRFYRILSPFEGNETAWIYVTEDKAKAVLFYFKKTAGAHEPFKILKLKGLDQAKNYTLVGLNQSFSGDTLMNAGINTPGVIGDFGSSMIRLYSE comes from the coding sequence ATGGCTATAACTTTCGATAAGGATAAAGGCATCTTCAAACTGAGGGCGGGTTCGAGTGATTATGTGATCAAACTCGCATGGGGCGATCTTGTACACCTCTACTGGGGAAAGGCGGTAACAGATGCCGATCTTTCGCCATTCATCCGGCAGGCGATAAGGGTCTACTCTCCTGACACGCATCCGGGCGAATTCGTATCGTACGACTTTCTGCCTCTCGAATACCCGTTCTATGGCACCGGCGATTTCAGGCAGCCCGCTTTTCAGGTGCAGACCTCTGACGGCTACAGGCTGGCTGAGCCCAAATATCAGGGGCATTCGATAACAAAGGGTAAACCGGCTCTCGACGGACTGCCTGCGACATACGTTGAAAATGCAGATGAAGCCGAGACCCTCGTGATCGACATGTTCGACCCGCTGATCGGATTGAGGGTTCTGTTGAGCTACACAGCTTTTGAAAGATACAACGCCGTTGCACGCTCGGTAAAATTCATCAACGAAAGCGCATCGAACATAAAGCTTTTAAGGGCGCTGTCTTTCAGTCTTGACTTCATGAACTGCGACTTCGAGATGCTTCAGCTTTCAGGTTCATGGGGCCGCGAACGGCATATACACAAGAGGCCTCTTGTGCCCGGTACACAGTCTATAGAGAGCAGGCGCGGCGTGAGCAGTCACCAGCAGAATCCGTTTATCGCCCTTCTGAAAAAGGACTCGACGGAAGACACGGGTGATGTCCATGGATTTTCCCTTGTCTACAGCGGTTCATTCCTTGGTTCGGTCGAGGTTGATCAGTATGATTACACCCGTGTGGCCATGGGCATAAACCCGTTTGATTTCGGCTGGACGCTGGAACCGGGCGAAAAATTCCAGACACCCGAAGCCGTTCTAGTATACTCAGATTCAGGGCTCACCGGAATGTCGCAGACATACCACGAACTCTATTCAAAGAGACTCTGCCGGGGCTTTTACCGGGATAGAGAGCGCCCGGTATGCATCAACAACTGGGAGGCCACCTATTTCGCATTCAACGAGGAACAGCTTTTAGGTATAGCAAAAGACTTCAAGGAACTCGGCGCAGAAATATTCGTCGTTGACGACGGGTGGTTCGGGCAGAGAAACGACGACTCGTCCTCGCTTGGCGACTGGTTTGTCAACAAGGAGAAGCTTCCGGGCGGACTAAAATCGCTCGGGGAAAAGGTCCTTTCTCTCGGTATGGAATTCGGCGTCTGGGTCGAACCCGAGATGATTTCGAAGAACAGCGAACTCTACCGAGCACATCCGGACTGGTGCATACACGCGCCGGGCAGGAGGCAGACGGAATCGCGCAATCAGCTCGTGCTTGACCTGTCCCGCGCCGACGTCTGCGAATACGTGATAAACGTGCTCAGCGACGTGTTTTCAAGCGCACCCATCACCTATGTGAAATGGGACATGAACAGGAGCCTTACTGAAATAGGCTCGTCCCTTGCCACACCTGAGAGACAGATTGAAACGGCGCACCGTTTTGTCCTTGGGCTTTACGGCATACTCGATACGCTTACGGCGAAATTTCCACACATACTTTTCGAGAGCTGCGCCAGCGGCGGCGGCAGGACTGACCCGGGCATGCTCGCATACATGCCTCAGACATGGATAAGCGATGACACGGATGCATTCGAGCGCATAAAGATACAGCACGGAACCAGCATCGTCTATCCGCCGATAAGCATTGAAGTGCATGTGTCGGCATCGCCCAATCATCAGATACACAGGATGACCCCGGTTATGACGCGCCTGCATGCAGGCATGGCTGGGAACTTCGGCTTTGAGATAGACGCTTCCAAACTCACGTCCCAGGAAAGGGAACTGATAAAGACGAATATCGCGCTTTACAAGGAAATCAGGCCGATAGTCCAGTTCGGAAGATTCTACAGAATTTTAAGTCCATTCGAAGGAAACGAAACAGCCTGGATATACGTGACCGAAGACAAGGCAAAGGCCGTGCTTTTCTATTTCAAGAAAACTGCTGGCGCCCACGAGCCCTTCAAGATTTTAAAACTCAAAGGACTTGACCAGGCTAAAAACTACACACTGGTCGGTCTCAATCAGTCCTTCAGCGGAGACACCCTCATGAATGCCGGCATCAACACACCGGGTGTCATCGGCGATTTCGGCAGCTCGATGATCAGGCTTTACAGCGAATAA
- a CDS encoding MFS transporter, producing MGTVKMSFRDKTTLFMLVFMSIFLLADQRIMSAILPELSREYGVSDWQLGLIGSAFVLVGSIVSILFGYYTDKFSRKWLLIATVLVGEIPCLFSGLPFFTKTLGGFVFWRVLSGIGVGGIFPISLSLLADYFKEEHRATASAWLQTAWAVGSIVGVAVAGFMTNKYGWRISFVLIALPNLPLALIFALFAKDPQRGRTEDALEDLIQKGLAYKQVIHLRDFKIIFGNRTNLWTFIQAIPGTVPWGILGYWIIHFFENVRHVSKEKATTIFLILGLGATLGIIFFGYVGEWLYRKNPKYNPLMCGFVVLLGCIPAFMLVNISFDAAGAGFYAYLCLAFLMGFLVVVAAPNCKAILMNVNRPEHRGTVFACYNITENINQGLGPMIGGLLLPFGYLFMMNFSIFWWVPCGLMLLIVARFITFDRDALRKLLEERAEEMKKE from the coding sequence ATGGGCACTGTGAAAATGTCTTTCAGGGACAAAACCACACTCTTTATGCTGGTCTTCATGTCGATTTTTCTGCTCGCAGACCAGAGGATCATGTCGGCCATCCTGCCCGAACTTTCAAGAGAATACGGCGTCAGCGACTGGCAGCTCGGTTTGATCGGTTCGGCTTTCGTGCTCGTCGGCTCAATAGTCAGCATCCTTTTCGGCTATTATACCGACAAGTTCTCACGCAAATGGCTCCTGATCGCTACAGTCCTCGTCGGTGAAATCCCATGCCTGTTTTCAGGCCTGCCGTTTTTCACAAAGACCCTTGGCGGTTTCGTGTTCTGGAGGGTCCTTTCCGGAATCGGCGTTGGAGGAATCTTTCCGATATCCCTTTCCCTTCTCGCCGACTACTTCAAGGAAGAGCACAGGGCGACGGCCTCGGCATGGCTTCAGACCGCATGGGCCGTGGGTTCAATCGTGGGAGTGGCGGTTGCAGGTTTCATGACCAACAAGTACGGCTGGCGCATATCATTTGTCCTCATCGCTCTGCCCAACCTGCCTCTTGCCCTGATATTCGCCCTCTTTGCCAAAGATCCTCAAAGAGGCCGGACGGAAGATGCTCTTGAGGATCTGATTCAGAAGGGATTGGCCTACAAGCAGGTAATCCACCTGAGGGATTTCAAAATTATATTCGGAAACAGGACAAACCTCTGGACCTTCATTCAGGCGATCCCCGGGACCGTGCCGTGGGGCATACTCGGATACTGGATAATACATTTCTTTGAAAACGTGAGACATGTTTCTAAAGAGAAGGCTACGACGATCTTCCTCATCCTGGGTCTCGGAGCCACTTTGGGGATAATATTCTTCGGCTATGTCGGAGAGTGGCTGTACAGAAAAAATCCGAAATACAATCCGCTTATGTGCGGTTTTGTAGTTCTGCTGGGTTGCATCCCTGCTTTCATGCTCGTTAACATAAGCTTTGATGCCGCAGGCGCCGGCTTTTATGCCTATCTCTGCCTGGCATTCCTCATGGGATTCCTGGTAGTCGTCGCAGCCCCGAACTGCAAGGCAATCCTCATGAACGTTAACCGGCCAGAGCACAGAGGAACCGTTTTTGCCTGCTACAATATCACCGAGAACATCAACCAGGGACTGGGACCAATGATCGGAGGGCTGCTGCTGCCGTTCGGTTATCTGTTCATGATGAACTTCTCCATATTCTGGTGGGTCCCGTGCGGGCTGATGCTGTTGATAGTCGCCAGATTCATAACGTTTGACAGGGACGCGCTAAGGAAACTGCTCGAAGAACGTGCAGAAGAAATGAAGAAAGAATAA